A stretch of the Streptomyces ortus genome encodes the following:
- a CDS encoding aromatic ring-hydroxylating oxygenase subunit alpha, translating to MPTTPVPHASAQPSPSLISTLPGRYYTDPEIFRQEQEHVFESMWFCAVRGADLARPGAFRTVQVGRENVLVTRTRTGELRAFLNICRHRGARLCTEEAGEVRRTLQCPYHAWTYGLDGKLIAAPNLVRMPDVDRTTYGLVTVALREWLGYAWVCLADEPPSFEETVMGAAVERLGNVAAIEHYGTQNLALGRRVTYDVRANWKLIVENFMECYHCATIHPELTEVLPEFADGYAAQYYVGHGAEFGDEVKGFTVDGSEGFGRLPEVAEEQDRRYYAITVKPTVFINLVPDHVILHRMFPLAEDRTIVECDWLYAPEVVESGADVSRSVELFHRVNTQDFEACERTQPAMASRAYRAGGVLVPTEHHIGMFHEWLIGMLGGRDGGSLHRRHLDERAGETHP from the coding sequence GTGCCGACGACCCCCGTGCCCCACGCCTCCGCCCAGCCGTCCCCGAGCCTGATCAGCACCCTGCCGGGGCGCTACTACACCGATCCGGAGATCTTCCGGCAGGAACAGGAGCACGTCTTCGAGTCGATGTGGTTCTGCGCGGTCCGCGGCGCCGATCTGGCCCGGCCCGGCGCGTTCCGCACGGTCCAGGTGGGCCGGGAGAACGTCCTGGTCACCCGGACGCGCACCGGTGAGCTGCGGGCCTTCCTCAACATCTGCCGGCACCGCGGGGCCCGGCTCTGCACCGAGGAGGCCGGCGAGGTCCGGCGCACCCTCCAGTGCCCGTACCACGCGTGGACGTACGGACTGGACGGGAAGCTGATCGCGGCACCGAACCTGGTGAGGATGCCGGACGTCGACCGCACGACGTACGGGCTGGTCACCGTCGCGCTGCGGGAGTGGCTCGGGTACGCCTGGGTGTGTCTGGCCGACGAACCGCCGTCCTTCGAGGAGACGGTGATGGGCGCGGCCGTCGAACGGCTCGGGAACGTCGCGGCCATCGAGCACTACGGCACGCAGAACCTCGCTCTCGGCAGGCGCGTCACCTATGACGTGCGGGCGAACTGGAAGCTGATCGTCGAGAACTTCATGGAGTGCTACCACTGCGCGACGATCCACCCCGAACTCACCGAGGTGCTGCCGGAGTTCGCGGACGGTTATGCCGCGCAGTACTACGTGGGCCACGGCGCCGAGTTCGGCGACGAGGTCAAGGGGTTCACCGTCGACGGGAGCGAGGGATTCGGGCGGCTGCCCGAGGTCGCCGAGGAACAGGACCGCCGTTATTATGCGATAACGGTCAAACCCACGGTGTTCATCAATCTCGTTCCCGACCATGTCATCCTGCACCGCATGTTCCCGCTCGCCGAGGACCGCACGATCGTGGAGTGCGACTGGCTCTACGCCCCCGAGGTCGTCGAGTCGGGCGCCGATGTGTCGAGGTCCGTGGAACTCTTCCACCGGGTCAACACCCAGGACTTCGAGGCGTGCGAGCGAACGCAGCCCGCCATGGCGTCCCGCGCCTACCGCGCGGGCGGGGTGCTGGTGCCCACCGAGCACCACATCGGGATGTTCCACGAGTGGCTCATCGGCATGCTGGGAGGCAGGGATGGCGGATCTCTACATCGGCGGCACCTGGACGAGCGCGCGGGAGAAACGCACCCGTGA
- a CDS encoding aldehyde dehydrogenase family protein, whose protein sequence is MADLYIGGTWTSAREKRTREIRCPADGSLVAVVDEAGGEDTAAAIAAARRAFDEGPWPRTPVNERGDLLLRVADLLARDKDALARAESLDTGKRLVESEYDIDDIENCFRYFGRLVAAESGRVVETGTEGVDSRVVHEPVGVCALITPWNYPLLQTAWKVAPALAAGNTFVLKPSELTPHTAIHLTRLLEEAGLPAGVANLILGAGPEAGAPLGDHPDVDLVSFTGGLRTGRGLMAAAAGTVKKVALELGGKNPNIVFADADFETAVDMALTAVFLHSGQVCSAGARLLVEDSLHDRFVDEVVRRARLIRLGGPFDERAQTGPLISAAHRAKVEAYVAKGLEEGAVLRCGGARPAEPPHPEGFYYPPTVLDECSAGMSVVQEESFGPVLTVERFTGEAEAVRLANATIYGLAGGVFTSDEARAQRVASALRVGTVWINDYHPYVPQAEWGGYKQSGFGRELGPAGLAEYRETKHIWRTTNPSPQGWFS, encoded by the coding sequence ATGGCGGATCTCTACATCGGCGGCACCTGGACGAGCGCGCGGGAGAAACGCACCCGTGAGATCCGCTGTCCGGCCGACGGATCGCTCGTCGCGGTCGTCGACGAGGCGGGCGGCGAGGACACCGCCGCCGCGATCGCGGCGGCGCGCCGCGCCTTCGACGAAGGACCCTGGCCGCGGACCCCCGTGAACGAACGCGGCGACCTGCTGCTGCGCGTCGCCGACCTGCTCGCCCGCGACAAGGACGCACTCGCCAGGGCGGAGTCCCTCGACACCGGCAAACGCCTGGTGGAGAGCGAGTACGACATCGACGACATCGAGAACTGCTTCCGCTACTTCGGGCGGCTCGTCGCCGCCGAGTCCGGCCGGGTCGTGGAGACGGGCACGGAGGGCGTCGACAGCCGGGTCGTACACGAACCGGTCGGGGTCTGCGCGCTGATCACCCCCTGGAACTATCCGCTGCTCCAGACCGCCTGGAAGGTCGCCCCGGCGCTGGCCGCGGGCAACACCTTCGTCCTCAAGCCGAGCGAGCTGACCCCGCACACGGCGATCCATCTGACGCGCCTCCTGGAGGAGGCGGGGCTGCCCGCCGGGGTGGCGAACCTGATTCTCGGCGCCGGACCGGAGGCGGGCGCTCCGCTGGGCGACCATCCGGACGTGGACCTGGTCTCCTTCACCGGCGGTCTGCGGACCGGCCGCGGGCTCATGGCCGCGGCGGCCGGCACGGTCAAGAAGGTCGCCCTCGAACTGGGCGGCAAGAACCCGAACATCGTCTTCGCCGACGCCGACTTCGAGACGGCCGTCGACATGGCGCTGACCGCCGTCTTCCTGCACTCCGGGCAGGTCTGCTCAGCCGGGGCCCGGCTGCTGGTCGAGGACTCCCTGCACGACCGGTTCGTCGACGAGGTCGTCCGCAGGGCCCGGCTGATCAGGCTGGGCGGCCCGTTCGACGAGCGGGCGCAGACCGGGCCGCTGATCTCGGCGGCCCACCGGGCGAAGGTCGAGGCGTACGTGGCCAAGGGGCTGGAGGAGGGGGCGGTGCTGCGCTGCGGAGGGGCGCGGCCGGCCGAGCCCCCGCACCCGGAGGGCTTCTACTACCCGCCGACCGTGCTCGACGAGTGCTCCGCGGGGATGTCCGTGGTCCAGGAGGAGTCCTTCGGGCCCGTCCTGACCGTGGAGCGGTTCACCGGCGAGGCGGAGGCGGTACGGCTGGCCAACGCGACGATCTACGGCCTGGCCGGCGGTGTCTTCACGTCCGACGAGGCGAGGGCACAGCGCGTCGCGTCGGCGCTGCGCGTCGGAACGGTCTGGATCAACGACTACCACCCGTACGTCCCGCAGGCCGAGTGGGGAGGGTACAAGCAGTCCGGGTTCGGGCGGGAACTGGGACCTGCGGGCCTCGCCGAGTACCGCGAGACCAAGCACATCTGGCGGACCACGAACCCGAGTCCACAGGGCTGGTTCTCCTGA
- a CDS encoding APC family permease: MTTTEQPPEQPAGQHGHDDKHGHDDTELNEFGYKPELKRTLGNFHTFAAGISYISILTGTFQLFYFGYGSGGPAYWWSWPMVFIGQFMVALCFAELAARYPVAGSVYNWSKKIGNPHIGWLAGWTMLIASVVSIAAVALAYQLTLPQISSAFQFVGDGTGKYDVATNAVLLASVLIVFTTLVNALGVKLMARINTAGVFIELIATVVLIVLFAVHITRGPGVVLETNGTGAGQPGGYFGAFLVASLASAYVMYGFDTAASLGEESLDPSRNAPRAIIRAIVASFVLGGLVLLLALMSVSSLKGDRLSTDGLQYVVLNVLGEDAGKAMLWCVFIAVTVCALAVHTAAIRLAFAMARDNNLPASAKLAKVHPRFQTPILPAVIIGFLALAILVVNIRQPQIFTVVTSIGIILIYLAYLLVTGPMLVARLRGRWQPAGEGRFSLGRWGLPVNIVAVVWGTAMMINLIWPRAAVYNASAPYHWYLRWGAVLFVGIVMGGGFAYYWFVQRHRTGVLAEHRYTAADTPLPPASPAATPTGD; encoded by the coding sequence ATGACCACCACCGAGCAACCACCGGAGCAACCGGCCGGTCAGCACGGTCACGACGACAAGCATGGTCACGACGACACCGAACTCAACGAGTTCGGCTACAAGCCCGAGCTGAAGCGCACGCTCGGCAACTTCCACACGTTCGCCGCCGGCATCAGCTACATCTCCATCCTCACCGGCACCTTCCAGCTCTTCTACTTCGGTTACGGCAGCGGCGGGCCCGCCTACTGGTGGTCCTGGCCCATGGTCTTCATCGGCCAGTTCATGGTCGCGCTCTGCTTCGCCGAACTCGCCGCCCGCTACCCGGTGGCCGGTTCGGTCTACAACTGGTCCAAGAAGATCGGCAATCCGCACATAGGCTGGCTGGCCGGCTGGACCATGCTGATCGCCTCGGTGGTGTCGATCGCGGCCGTGGCCCTCGCCTACCAGCTGACCCTTCCGCAGATCTCCTCCGCCTTCCAGTTCGTGGGCGACGGCACGGGCAAGTACGACGTGGCCACCAACGCCGTGCTGCTGGCCTCCGTACTGATCGTCTTCACCACTCTGGTGAACGCCCTCGGTGTGAAGCTGATGGCCCGCATCAACACGGCGGGCGTCTTCATCGAGCTGATCGCCACCGTCGTCCTGATCGTGCTGTTCGCCGTGCACATCACCCGTGGTCCGGGGGTCGTGCTGGAGACGAACGGCACGGGCGCGGGCCAGCCCGGCGGCTACTTCGGCGCGTTCCTGGTGGCGTCACTGGCGTCCGCGTACGTGATGTACGGCTTCGACACGGCCGCCTCGCTCGGCGAGGAGTCCCTGGACCCGTCGCGCAACGCGCCGCGCGCGATCATCCGCGCCATCGTCGCCTCGTTCGTCCTCGGCGGGCTCGTCCTGCTGCTCGCGCTGATGAGCGTGTCCAGCCTGAAGGGCGACCGGCTCTCCACGGACGGGCTGCAGTACGTCGTGCTCAACGTGCTCGGTGAGGACGCGGGCAAGGCCATGCTGTGGTGCGTGTTCATCGCGGTCACCGTGTGCGCCCTGGCCGTGCACACCGCGGCGATCCGGCTGGCCTTCGCGATGGCGCGGGACAACAACCTGCCCGCCTCCGCCAAGCTGGCCAAGGTCCATCCGCGCTTCCAGACCCCGATCCTGCCCGCGGTGATCATCGGCTTCCTGGCGCTGGCGATCCTGGTGGTCAACATCCGCCAGCCGCAGATCTTCACCGTGGTCACCAGTATCGGCATCATCCTGATCTATCTCGCGTATCTGCTGGTCACCGGGCCCATGCTGGTGGCCAGGCTGCGCGGCCGGTGGCAGCCGGCGGGCGAGGGCAGGTTCTCGCTCGGCCGCTGGGGACTGCCCGTCAACATCGTCGCCGTCGTGTGGGGCACGGCCATGATGATCAACCTGATCTGGCCACGCGCCGCGGTCTACAACGCGTCCGCCCCGTACCACTGGTATCTGCGGTGGGGTGCCGTCCTGTTCGTCGGCATCGTGATGGGCGGCGGCTTCGCCTACTACTGGTTCGTGCAGCGCCACCGCACCGGGGTGCTCGCGGAACACCGGTACACGGCCGCCGACACGCCGCTTCCGCCCGCATCGCCCGCGGCCACGCCCACGGGCGACTGA
- a CDS encoding GMC family oxidoreductase gives MGEDEFDYVVVGGGTAGNVVAARLSEDPAVTVCVLEAGPSDVGDDAVMKLERWMGLLESGYDWDYPVEPQVSGNSFMRHARARVLGGCSSHNSCIAFWAPAEDLDDWAAAGCTGWSAAELFPLYRRLENNDAPGEHHGRTGPVKLRTLKSDDPCGTALLEACAQEGIPTTPFNSGRTVVRGANWFQINSDENNIRQSSSVAYLHPVLGKRPNLDVRTGVRAKKLVLDGRRCVGAEYLDPDLIHTRTVRARREVIVSCGSIDSAKLLMLSGIGPAGHLREVGVDVVVDAAGVGENLQDHPEGVIMWNAERPMTTTSSQWWEAGIFYDTEPGLDRPDLMFHYGSVPFDMNTARWGYPTSENAFCLTPNVTRAKSRGTVRLRTRDYRDKPRVDPRYFTHEHDARVMTYGLKLARRIAAQPALSGWAGAELAPGPDVRTDDELLDYIHKTHNTVYHPSCTVKMGAEGDASAPLDPRLRVKGVERLRVADGSVMPDLISVNPCITTMMIGEKCADLLREDA, from the coding sequence ATGGGAGAAGACGAGTTCGACTATGTCGTGGTGGGCGGGGGCACCGCGGGCAATGTGGTGGCGGCCCGGCTCTCCGAGGACCCGGCCGTCACGGTCTGCGTCCTGGAGGCCGGCCCCAGTGATGTCGGCGACGACGCCGTCATGAAGCTGGAGCGCTGGATGGGGCTGCTGGAGTCCGGCTACGACTGGGACTATCCGGTCGAGCCGCAGGTCAGCGGCAACAGCTTCATGCGGCACGCCCGCGCCAGGGTGCTCGGCGGCTGCTCCTCGCACAACTCCTGCATCGCCTTCTGGGCACCGGCCGAGGACCTGGACGACTGGGCCGCCGCGGGCTGTACGGGGTGGAGTGCGGCGGAGCTCTTCCCGCTCTACCGACGGCTGGAGAACAACGACGCACCCGGTGAGCACCACGGCCGCACCGGCCCGGTGAAGCTGCGTACGCTCAAGAGCGACGACCCGTGCGGCACCGCCCTGCTGGAGGCCTGCGCCCAGGAGGGCATCCCGACGACGCCCTTCAACTCGGGCAGGACCGTCGTCCGGGGCGCCAACTGGTTCCAGATCAACTCCGACGAGAACAACATCCGGCAGTCCTCGTCGGTCGCGTATCTGCACCCGGTCCTCGGCAAGCGTCCGAACCTCGATGTACGGACCGGGGTGCGCGCCAAGAAGCTCGTGCTCGACGGGCGGCGCTGCGTGGGCGCCGAGTACCTGGACCCCGACCTGATCCACACCCGGACGGTACGGGCCAGGCGCGAGGTGATCGTGTCCTGCGGCTCGATCGACAGCGCGAAACTGCTGATGCTGTCGGGCATCGGACCCGCCGGGCATCTGCGCGAGGTCGGCGTCGACGTGGTGGTGGACGCGGCCGGCGTGGGCGAGAACCTCCAGGACCATCCCGAGGGCGTCATCATGTGGAATGCCGAGCGGCCCATGACGACCACCTCAAGCCAGTGGTGGGAGGCCGGCATCTTCTACGACACCGAGCCGGGTCTCGACCGGCCCGACCTGATGTTCCACTACGGGTCGGTGCCGTTCGACATGAACACCGCGCGGTGGGGCTATCCGACCTCCGAGAACGCGTTCTGTCTCACGCCGAACGTCACCCGCGCGAAGTCGCGCGGCACGGTGCGGCTGCGCACCCGGGACTACCGGGACAAGCCGAGGGTCGATCCGCGGTACTTCACGCACGAGCACGACGCGCGCGTGATGACGTACGGGCTGAAGCTGGCCCGGCGGATCGCCGCGCAGCCCGCGCTGAGCGGCTGGGCCGGGGCAGAGCTGGCGCCGGGGCCCGACGTCCGGACGGACGACGAGCTGCTCGACTACATCCACAAGACCCACAACACCGTCTACCACCCGTCGTGCACGGTGAAGATGGGTGCGGAGGGGGACGCCTCCGCTCCGCTCGACCCGCGGTTGCGGGTCAAGGGGGTGGAGCGGCTGCGGGTCGCCGACGGGTCGGTGATGCCGGACCTCATCAGCGTGAATCCGTGCATCACGACGATGATGATCGGCGAGAAGTGCGCGGACCTGTTGAGGGAGGACGCGTAG